GAGCTCGGGCCACGTCTTCTACCGACCGAGCGCCGAGCAGTTCGACCGGCTCAACCAGCTCTACGCGGACCTCGACGTCGCCGCGCGCTCCGGCGGCAACGGCGCGAGCGCCCCTGCCGGCGTGCTCCGCGAGCTCGACCAGATCGCGACGAAGTCCTCGATCTTCCGCAAGCGGCGCTCGCAGATGCGGACCCTGCGCGGCAAGATGCAGATCGTCTTCCAGGACCCGTTCAGCTCGCTCAGCCCGCGCCTGACGATCCGCGAGATCGTGCGGGAGCCGCTCGAGATCCACAAGGCCGGCACCCGCGCCGAGCGCAACCAGCGCGTCCAGGACCTGATGACGAGCGTCGGGCTCAACCCGGAGCACCTGTGGCGGTTCCCCCACGAGTTCTCCGGCGGCCAGCGGCAGCGGATCGGGATCGCCCGCGCGCTCGCCTTGCGGCCGGACTTCGTGGTGCTGGACGAGCCGACGAGCGCGCTCGACGTGTCGGTCCAGGCCCAGATCCTCAACATACTCAAGCGGCTCCAGCAGGAGGAGAACCTCGCCTACCTGTTCATCTCGCACCACCTCTCCGTCGTGCGCGCGATGGCCCACGACGTGGTCGTGATGTACCTCGGCCAGGTCGTCGAACGGGCGCCGACCGAGGAGCTGTTCACCCGGCCGCTCCACCCGTACACCCAGGCGCTCCTCGCCTCGATCCCGATCCCCGACCCCACGGTCAAGCGCGAGCGGATCGTCCTCTCGGGCGAGGTGCCGAGCCCGGTCGCGCCGCCCTCGGGTTGCCGCTTCCACACGCGGTGCCCGGCGGTGATGCCGGTCTGCCGCCGGGTCGAGCCCCGGCTCCAACCGAGCCCGCAGCACCCCGGGCACTTCGTCTCCTGCCACCTCTACCATACGCCCGACGAGCCCGCCGACGCGCCGCTCGGCTCGGGCGCCCTCGCGGTGCCCCCGGCCGCGAGCTGACCGGCCCATGGCGGGCGGCGGGGAGACGAGCGAGTTCGGAGACGCGGCGCAGGAGCGGGCGCGCCGCAAACGCCTCGTCGACGAGCCCGGCCCGAGCTGGCGCGAGTACTTCTACCGGTCCTTCGCGCGCGTGTGGGCCCTCTGCTTCTTCTTCATCGCCGACGTCTGGGTCGTCGTCCAGTGGCTGTACCCCTGGATGGCGATCAACCTCGCCTGGATCCTGATCGCGCTCGCGATCGCGATCTACGCCGAGTACCTCGCCTACCAGTGCCTCTGGTTCGAGCCGGACGAGGCCTCTCGGAGCACCCGGCAGCCGTTCCGAAGGACCTGGAACCGGCCGGTCGAGTACGGCCGCTGGTCCGAGGCCCGGGAGGAGGCACGGCGGCACCCCGCCTCCCCCGCCGCGGTCGACCCCTCGGAGTTCCTGTAGGACGCGTCGCGCCTCCCGTGACCTCGCCGGTCGGATCGTCCGCGCCGCACCTTCGCTCCGATAAGAGAAGGAGAGGGGGAAGGGGTTGACCCGACCCGCCCCGAACGGGGGGGTCGGATCTTCTACCGGTCCGTTCCGTACCGACTTCGGGCCCCTACGGCAGCTTTCCGTTGCCGGTCACGGAGTAGAACACATTGTCGAGGCCACCCGCGCTCATCGTGAGCTGCGTGTTCACGCTCGAGATGTTGATCCATGGCGCCGTGAGCCAGGCACCCACCGACTCGAACTGGTAGGTGTAGAGGCCGAGCGCCCGCCCGATCTGGGAGATCTCCGCGTAGAGCAACGCGAGGGTCGCGGGGTCCGACGTGTGCAACGCGAGCTCGTAGGCGTTGTACATCGCGTAGTACGCCGTTCCCTGGCAGGCCTGCGGGATCCCCGCGTTGTTCTGCGAGTAGTTCGACCACTGGGCCCACTGGTCGACC
The Thermoplasmata archaeon genome window above contains:
- a CDS encoding oligopeptide/dipeptide ABC transporter ATP-binding protein; amino-acid sequence: MATNGGDEPPILLAVRNLRKYFPVRGGLLSTHIGDVHAVDGISFDVRAGRTVGLVGESGCGKTTTGRVVLRLIEPSSGHVFYRPSAEQFDRLNQLYADLDVAARSGGNGASAPAGVLRELDQIATKSSIFRKRRSQMRTLRGKMQIVFQDPFSSLSPRLTIREIVREPLEIHKAGTRAERNQRVQDLMTSVGLNPEHLWRFPHEFSGGQRQRIGIARALALRPDFVVLDEPTSALDVSVQAQILNILKRLQQEENLAYLFISHHLSVVRAMAHDVVVMYLGQVVERAPTEELFTRPLHPYTQALLASIPIPDPTVKRERIVLSGEVPSPVAPPSGCRFHTRCPAVMPVCRRVEPRLQPSPQHPGHFVSCHLYHTPDEPADAPLGSGALAVPPAAS